In Thunnus thynnus chromosome 20, fThuThy2.1, whole genome shotgun sequence, a single window of DNA contains:
- the LOC137172774 gene encoding progestin and adipoQ receptor family member 4-like: MVLYKGPRLLDFTKTPSHLQFNKYVLTGYRPVSTAQECLRSLFYMHNELGNIYTHGIPFFLFLVLLPYSIPWMEVESVWICVVHYLACLCPTVGSVVYHVFMNHVGGEHVYDTLLSLDMFGVCLVNTLGALPIIHITLLCYPTMQQTALLAYILLSAYGIYCATTARTNVLRLRAFVWQALFRFCLFLFRVYGSGVGSPNSLRLFVIMDSLAVLGGLVNVIQIPERFSPGLFDNWGNSHQIMHVMVICSIIFLHWGTLEDLDWIKTYQCPIE, encoded by the exons ATGGTGCTTTACAAAGGACCGCGGCTGTTGGACTTTACAAAGACTCCTTCGCACCTTCAGTTCAACAAATATGTCCTGACGGGTTACCGGCCAGTGTCCACTGCTCAAGAGTGCCTCAGGAGCCTCTTCTACATGCACAATGAGCTGGggaacatttacacacatg GCAtccctttcttcctttttttggtGCTGCTGCCTTATAGTATCCCATGGATGGAGGTGGAGAGTGTCTGGATCTGCGTGGTCCACTACCTGGCCTGCCTCTGCCCCACTGTAGGTTCAGTGGTCTACCATGTGTTCATGAACCATGTGGGAGGGGAACATGTGTACGACACCCTGCTGTCCCTGGACATGTTTGGGGTCTGCCTCGTTAACACTCTGG GTGCGCTACCCATCATCCACATCACCCTTCTTTGCTATCCAACCATGCAACAGACTGCCTTGCTGGCCTACATCCTCCTATCAGCCTATGGCATCTACTGTGCCACCACAGCCCGCACTAACGTCCTGCGCCTGCGGGCTTTTGTCTGGCAGGCCCTGTTCCGCTTCTGCCTCTTCTTGTTCCGGGTGTACGGCAGCGGCGTGGGCAGCCCAAACTCACTGCGCCTCTTTGTCATCATGGACTCTTTAGCTGTACTGGGAGGGTTGGTCAATGTCATCCAGATCCCTGAGCGCTTCAGCCCAGGCCTGTTTGACAATTGGGGCAACAGCCACCAGATTATGCATGTCATGGTTATTTGCTCGATTATCTTCCTCCACTGGGGCACACTGGAGGATTTAGACTGGATTAAGACCTACCAGTGTCCTATTGAATGA
- the pelo gene encoding protein pelota homolog codes for MKLLHKDIEKDNAGQVTLMPEEAEDMWHTYNLLQVGDSLRASTIRKVQTESTTGSVGSSRVRTTLTLCVETIDFDSQACQLRVKGTNLEENQYVKMGAYHTIELELNRKFTLAKKSWDSVVLDRIEQACDATQKADVAAVVMQEGLANLVLVTPAMTLLRAKVEVTIPRKRRGSCTQHEKALERFYEAVMQAILRHINFDVVKCILVASPGFVKDQFITYLFREAVRQDNKILLENRPKFMLVHSSSGHKYSLKEILSDPTVTSRLSDTKAAGEVKALEDFYKMLQHEPDRAFYGLAHVEKAADALAIDTLLISDKLFRHQDVPTRARYVRLVDSVRDNGGNVRIFSSLHVSGEQLTQLSGVAAILRFPIADLSEAEDDSSSEED; via the exons ATGAAGCTCCTCCACAAAGACATAGAAAAAGATAATGCCGG TCAGGTGACTCTGATGCCAGAGGAGGCGGAAGACATGTGGCACACTTACAACTTGCTGCAAGTGGGAGACAGCTTGAGAGCGTCCACTATCAG GAAGGTGCAGACAGAGTCCACTACCGGAAGTGTGGGCAGCTCCAGAGTTCGAACTACTCTCACCTTATGCGTGGAGACTATCGACTTCGACTCCCAGGCCTGCCAGCTGAGAGTAAAGGGCACGAACTTAGAGGAGAACCAGTATGTCAAG ATGGGGGCTTACCACACTATTGAGCTGGAGCTCAACAGGAAGTTCACACTTGCTAAAAAGAGCTGGGACAGTGTTGTGCTGGATAGAATCG AGCAAGCCTGTGATGCAACCCAGAAGGCAGACGTGGCAGCTGTGGTGATGCAGGAGGGTCTGGCCAACCTGGTGCTGGTGACCcctgccatgactctgcttcgCGCAAAAGTGGAGGTCACCATTCCTCGCAAGAGAAGGGGAAGCTGCACCCAGCACGAAAAG GCGCTGGAGAGGTTTTATGAGGCTGTGATGCAGGCAATTCTTCGCCACATCAATTTTGACG TGGTGAAGTGCATCTTGGTGGCTAGTCCAGGGTTTGTGAAGGACCAGTTCATCACCTACCTATTTAGAGAGGCGGTGCGGCAGGACAACAAGATCCTCCTGGAGAATCGGCCCAAATTCATGCTGGTCCACTCATCATCAGGTCATAAGTACTCACTCAAAG aAATCCTCTCTGATCCCACTGTGACAAGCAGGCTTTCTGACACCAAG GCAGCAGGAGAGGTGAAAGCCCTGGAAGACTTCTATAAGATGCTGCAGCATGAGCCTGACAGAGCCTTCTATGG ATTGGCCCATGTGGAGAAAGCTGCTGACGCTCTCGCGATTGACACCTTGTTGATAAGTGATAAGCTGTTCAG GCATCAGGATGTCCCTACGAGGGCTCGTTATGTTCGGTTGGTGGACAGCGTGAGAGACAATGGAGGCAACGTCAG aataTTCTCAAGCCTTCATGTGTCTGGTGAAC AACTGACTCAGTTGAGTGGAGTGGCAGCCATCTTGAGGTTTCCCATCGCTGACCTATCAGAAGCTGAGGACGATAGCAGCTCAGAAGAAGATTGA
- the ppp1cab gene encoding protein phosphatase 1, catalytic subunit, alpha isozyme b isoform X1 — translation MAEADKLNIDSIIQRLLEVKGSRPGKNVQLTENEIRGLCLKSREIFLSQPILLELEAPLKICGDVHGQYYDLLRLFEYGGFPPESNYLFLGDYVDRGKQSLETICLLLAYKIKYPENFFLLRGNHECASINRIYGFYDECKRRYNIKLWKTFTDCFNCLPVAAIVDEKIFCCHGGLSPDLQSMEQVRRVMRPTDVPDQGLLCDLLWADPDKDVLGWGENDRGVSFTFGADVVTKFLHKHDMDLICRAHQVVEDGYEFFAKRQLVTLFSAPNYCGEFDNAGAMMSVDETLMCSFQILKPADKKLFYGGGGGMGSGRPVTPPRKAKK, via the exons ATGGCAGAAGCCGACAAACTGAACATCGACTCCATTATACAGCGTCTGCTGGAAG TGAAAGGCTCCAGACCTGGCAAAAATGTTCAGCTGACAGAGAATGAAATCCGTGGTCTCTGCCTCAAATCCAGGGAGATCTTCCTCAGCCAGCCAATCCTGCTCGAACTTGAGGCGCCCCTCAAGATTTGTG GTGATGTTCACGGGCAGTACTATGATCTTCTGAGGCTCTTTGAATATGGGGGCTTTCCACCAGAGAGCAACTACCTGTTCCTGGGAGACTATGTAGACAGAGGCAAGCAGTCTCTGGAGACCATCTGCCTGTTGCTGGCGTACAAGATCAAATACCCAGAAAACTTCTTTCTGCTGAGAGGAAACCACGAGTGCGCCTCCATTAACAGAATATATGGCTTCTACGATGAGT GTAAGAGGCGATACAACATAAAGCTGTGGAAGACCTTCACCGACTGCTTCAACTGTTTGCCTGTTGCAGCCATTGTTGATGAGAAGATCTTCTGTTGCCATGGAG GCCTATCTCCAGACCTCCAGTCTATGGAGCAGGTCCGAAGGGTTATGCGCCCCACTGATGTGCCTGACCAGGGTCTCCTCTGCGACCTGCTCTGGGCCGATCCGGACAAGGACGTGCTGGGCTGGGGGGAGAACGACCGTGGTGTCTCCTTCACTTTTGGCGCTGACGTGGTCACAAAGTTCCTCCATAAACACGACATGGACCTCATTTGTCGGGCCCATCAG GTGGTTGAGGACGGCTATGAGTTCTTTGCAAAGAGGCAGCTGGTGACGCTGTTCTCAGCCCCAAACTACTGCGGTGAGTTCGACAACGCCGGAGCCATGATGAGCGTAGACGAGACCCTCATGTGCTCATTCCAG ATTCTCAAACCTGCAGACAAGAAGCTGTTCTATGGTGGCGGAGGGGGCATGGGCTCTGGCCGCCCAGTCACTCCTCCAAGGAAAGCTAAGAAATGA
- the ppp1cab gene encoding protein phosphatase 1, catalytic subunit, alpha isozyme b isoform X2, which translates to MAEADKLNIDSIIQRLLEVKGSRPGKNVQLTENEIRGLCLKSREIFLSQPILLELEAPLKICGDVHGQYYDLLRLFEYGGFPPESNYLFLGDYVDRGKQSLETICLLLAYKIKYPENFFLLRGNHECASINRIYGFYDECKRRYNIKLWKTFTDCFNCLPVAAIVDEKIFCCHGGLSPDLQSMEQVRRVMRPTDVPDQGLLCDLLWADPDKDVLGWGENDRGVSFTFGADVVTKFLHKHDMDLICRAHQLLVNISREVRENCWSTWIAPGHSSSVGFQHSLTDNQVGSASDRPAFMMYLHAI; encoded by the exons ATGGCAGAAGCCGACAAACTGAACATCGACTCCATTATACAGCGTCTGCTGGAAG TGAAAGGCTCCAGACCTGGCAAAAATGTTCAGCTGACAGAGAATGAAATCCGTGGTCTCTGCCTCAAATCCAGGGAGATCTTCCTCAGCCAGCCAATCCTGCTCGAACTTGAGGCGCCCCTCAAGATTTGTG GTGATGTTCACGGGCAGTACTATGATCTTCTGAGGCTCTTTGAATATGGGGGCTTTCCACCAGAGAGCAACTACCTGTTCCTGGGAGACTATGTAGACAGAGGCAAGCAGTCTCTGGAGACCATCTGCCTGTTGCTGGCGTACAAGATCAAATACCCAGAAAACTTCTTTCTGCTGAGAGGAAACCACGAGTGCGCCTCCATTAACAGAATATATGGCTTCTACGATGAGT GTAAGAGGCGATACAACATAAAGCTGTGGAAGACCTTCACCGACTGCTTCAACTGTTTGCCTGTTGCAGCCATTGTTGATGAGAAGATCTTCTGTTGCCATGGAG GCCTATCTCCAGACCTCCAGTCTATGGAGCAGGTCCGAAGGGTTATGCGCCCCACTGATGTGCCTGACCAGGGTCTCCTCTGCGACCTGCTCTGGGCCGATCCGGACAAGGACGTGCTGGGCTGGGGGGAGAACGACCGTGGTGTCTCCTTCACTTTTGGCGCTGACGTGGTCACAAAGTTCCTCCATAAACACGACATGGACCTCATTTGTCGGGCCCATCAG CTGTTAGTGAATATTTCAAGAGAAGTCAGGGAGAACTGCTGGAGTACTTGGATAGCACCTGGCCACTCCAGCTCAGTTGGATTTCAGCACAGTTTGACTGATAACCAGGTAGGCAGTGCGAGCGATAGACCTGCATTTATGATGTACCTTCATGCCATATAA